ATAAGGAGCCTGAGACAATTGGTGTGGTCTCATTAAAAAAGGAAGCCTCTGACTTCGCTCATAATCGCACGTACGAGTTAGGGATCAGTATTGCGCGCCAGAACCAAGACAAGGGATATGGGTCTGAGGCAATCTCATGGATGTTAGACTGGGCTTTTCTGACGGCGGGTCTACACCGCGTTGAGCTGGTGGTCGCTGAGTGGAACGAGAGGGCACAAAAGGTGTACCGAAGGCTTGGGTTTGCATCCGAGGGACGGAAGAGGCAGTGTCTCTGGAAAGCTGGAAGGTGGTGGGATTTACTATTTATGGGCATTTTGGCGCATGAGtgggaggcgaagaaggctGCTGGCTCTTGATATGCTGTTTGCTGAATCGGATATTGGAGATATCTGATAGATGAGATGGTGAGAGCCTTGACAGAATTTTTGCGTAATCCACGATCATAACAGTCATATAATACAAACGGATCGTGCTAGACGACCAGATCAACAGTTCCGAGGGGAAGATGCCGTTCCATGGTGAACATCGCAGTCGAGTTCATCCAGGAATCAAGGCTGCAGCCCTGAAGATCAAGGGAGGAGCGTCGTAATCGTGGTTGTAGGCATCAGCGGCCACGGCAAGATCACTGAAATTAACATCTTCATCTCGTATTTACTCGGTGGCGAGGTTGACGACCCTGCGCGCACCCTAACAATCAACAACCGCAGAGCCAACCAGGCCAGTTCAGCGACACAGAGTGTTACCTGCTTCCGCATCCGACCCCTATCTCGTTCTTCGAGGAAATATGCTGCTCATCGTTGACACGCCCGGCTACGGCTACTCTTGGGGCATCGAGTGCGACGCATTTATCTGTTCGTCAAGATCGTCAGCCATGTCAACACAAATACCTTCATTTGCCACGCAAATGAGACGCGCACCACGCTCTGTATCCCTGTCTCAACTTCTGTCCTCTCCCTCTTTATCAAGGTCGTCCACAGCTGTTTGCGCACTGTCTATACATTCACTGACGCTGGGTCTAACTTGCCCATGGCTCCCTAAATAAGCTTAGGTGGCTAATTAGAACTGTAAAATCGCAGTGAACAACAGTCCATCCACCATCAACCTAGATAGTACTTAGAACAATGTCATGGCCTGAGAGAGTGAGATCTAGTCCAATAGGAGCCAGTTCTAAGTTATAAAGATGCTCCTGCACTTACTAGCTATGTTTAGAGAGAATAGTATCTCAGTGACCTAGAACTAGATCACACTCACCAATCTCACAAACTTCATATATCCACTGATGTGCACTGCATAAGAACTTGGTACACCCTCAGCGCAACTAATACAGTTAGCCACCCCTGACCCAACCTGCCTGGGTTTTGAGGCGGGTTTTCTATATTATAGGTTGACTCAAAGCCAACCCATGACTAGTCTAAGAATAACCACTCTAGTAGAATAAAACCAATTCTCTGTCTATTGACTAGTTAGTGTCTACTTAGAGAGGCTTCACCAGCCAAGGCAGTAGAAGTGCTTGTTACCAGACTTCTACTATGACTAACTAGTGAATATGTCTATCAAAATTAGATATCCCGGCTGCTTAAGTACCTATGAATTCGCTGCCCTTATCGGCATACACAATGCCTCCTGTTGTGTGCATGGTTCTGTGAGGTATTTGGGCAATAATGGTGCTGTCTGCAACATTAAGGAAGGTTTTAACTCTTGTCTAAGAAAGCGCGGCCACAGAATAGAAGGGATTACAAAGCACTAAGCATGGTTGAAAATAACCCTACACCAGTACTGGTTATACTATGACAATAATTGATATTCATTCTCATGGTTTCTGCAGGATGTGAGATACAGGGTGTATAATACCACAGCTAGCCTATGCTATTTCCTCCTCTAGACCACAGTCCCATGGATGTAGTTTGCTACTTCAACATCTTGTTAAGGATACCACAGTCAAATCACACTCTCTCATTCAATGTAGAATCATCTTGATTCCCCATCTGCTGCGAGTCAGAACTATATCTACTCACTCACAATAAAAACTCCTTCCAAGTGCCATCTTCATGCGCGTGAATTGACAAGTACCTTGTTCCCTTTTGGTTATGATATCCAACAGCCACAATGTCTTTTGTATCGCTTTTATCTCTGCTCAAGGGATGAGGCTTATACCCCTTCGCAATTCAGTTTCAACACTCCAGTTGAAAAAGCGTACTTTTCAGAGTTCGGCGAGTGGGAAGGGGGTTTGGGTATGAGGAGGGGCAGCCAATGGAATGAACACGTACTGGATTTTTGCTTCACACGACCGCCGGATACTACAAATAATAATGTAAATACAATGCGCTCACAAAGCGAGgtggaagaaaggaaagatagATATGCTCATTGATTcttacttttttttttcaataGCCTTACCCGCTACCTCGACTATGTTGCTATGTCCGGTCCCGGCTTGCTTAGCCAATGTCTCCAGGGAAATCCCCTTGTATGTAACTCCCAAAGCTCTAGTAGCATTGACATGGCGCAGGGGAGGATCAATTGCAGAGTATCGAGAAAATATAATCTTAACCGGGAACTAATAGGATCCGAATCAAGAGCCTTGATACCACATTCGAAAAAAGGTGAATGGGAAGGTGGGTTATATATACAGTTCTCAATCTACTGTACGCAACATTCCAAGAAAATCACAATACAGCGAGAACTGATAAGTAGGACTCTTCTGGGCTATGTGCAAGGCGTGGTTCACAACTTTCTAGTTAGCACTATATTCAACCTTTTAAGTGCAGTTGGGTCCAAAGTTATCCAATAAGTTCCAATAGAGGGATTTTAGATTAGAAACCCTCAATAATCTTTGAGTTGGATTAATATTAATCCAGCTCTTAGAGGATTCTCTGCCAATTATCTTCAAGCTGAGTTGCTAGGTTCCTGGTAACATCATTGCCCTTGTTCTTTAAAACAGGGGAATCTCAATTTACAGCTTCCGCCTCCTAGCTATAGCGATGTTCCGTTTGAATCTTCGAAGATCCAAGTCATGGTTCAAGCATTCGGCTGAAGGATGCTTTATATCTTGCTTGCGTTATCCTCAAGCAAGAACAATGGTTTTCTCTCAAGGGGCTCCTCCACAACAGTCTCCTTCGTGAAACATGAAAATGGATCCCTTGCAAagcattgaagaagaggaactTCCTCTATATAAGCCAGAGAATTACTATCCTGTTGATATAGGCGAAGTGTTTGTCTCCAGATACCAGGTAGTTTCGAAGCTCGGATATGGCACTTCTTCCACGGTCTGGCTTTGGAGAGATCTCAAGTATGTGTTCAAAGGACCTTGGATGCAGATAAATGATATTTTACAGAGAAAAATGCTACAAGACGCTCAAAATATGTGTTAGGGGGCAAAGACCTGACCAGGAAGTTGCGATCTCGGAACATTTGAAGCAATCCAGCGACATTCAGAGGAAAAGATTAGTCCGCCTCATCCTTGAATCCTTTGAGATTGTTGGTCCGTATGGGAAACATGTCTGCCTGGTTTACCAGCCACTTGGCATGAGCTTTTCTGAGTTCCAAGATTTTCTCCCTGACAACATGTTTCCGAAGGACCTCATTCAAAGGAGTACTCAGCTCACTTTGATAGCATTGGCCTTCCTATATGAGAATAATGTTATTCATACTGGCAAGTATATAGCACAAGGCGCAAATGTTCATGCTAAAAGAAAGGTAGATATTTCACCGAACAACATACTCCAAGGGATAGAGGATACCTCTATCTTGTCTGACAATTACTCCTTAATATATATTCTTGTATgcatggcagtcactgcatGGTCTCTCGTCTATAAGATGTCCTTTTTAAATGTTCTCGCGGCTGAAAAGTAGTCCTTCAGAGCAAATCCGGCGCTGAAATTTCACATTCAGGCTTCTGCATGGAAGGGTAGTAAGTCCATTTCCGGGACACCATCCTGTCACCAGTCATATGATAAAAAAGGCTGGGGCCCCACCGGTCATTCTCCCAAGGGTCGCATGCGTGGGCGCCCGATCAGGTTTGGTCTTGTTTCTCCCTATATTCCATAATTACGTCAGCCTCGAATGGCACGGTCGTCTTCCTTTGTTCTCATGGTTACCAGAATCGTCCATTCTTCAGAAAAAATCTCCATCGCGCCCACCTGTTGTTGGAACAAGACGGAAGGGGATTGGGAGCGACAGGATACGTGGTGAACTGAACATTAACAACTGAACATTAACAATATTAATCGACACTGGAACGAGCCGCGTCCCCTAATATCCACATACTGGGATTTGTCCGTCAAACATATGATCTGTATTCTTCTTAGCTCTAACGAGGTTCAGAACAGTGTTTTAGTGATCCCTCCAACCATGTCAGATGAGATAGAAAAATACAAACTTGGGTCCGTCCCGCGGGAATCACTCTTAGAAGTTGTTTCTGAGAAGGTTTGCGCATCATCTCTTTTGACTAACAATGGAATTCAGATATACTAAATTTCTTTGATCATTGATAGATAAATGACGATAGGTGCGAGAGTATAGAGTGGATTACACCACCAAAAGCCTCTTGAATGAAGCCACCATCAACAGTTGTTGCTGTTATTGTCGATGTCACAAATAAACAAGGTGCTATCCATATTACGAACGACGACGGAACGTACATCGACATGGTTGGGACCGAGTTTGCTGGTTATTTTGTTGTCGTGCCGTGGAGATATGACTGGCGTTTGAGAGGCTCTGGGTCGATTGAGGTCGGATATGTTCTGCGCAAAGAGCGAACATAGGATATCATCCGACAATTTTCTCGCGATTCATTATCAAAGAGTCCGTCAGCTCATTCGATAACGGGTTGGTGACGAAGAATGATTGGTATCTGTTGTAGGGGTCGGTCAACTGTAtgatgccggtgatctgACCCGGCATTGCAACTATTTTCTTGATAGCCTCCATGGGAAGCTCAGAGACATCGCCAGCAACGGATGACAGCGGCATGTCTTTGGAATTGTCAGCCCAAGACTCCGTGGTGCAGTGTTCAGCTACCGTACCTTTGTAGAGTCACATCCCTCAGTATATCGCCTTAGTTCAAGGATAGCTGCTATACCAATAGATCGGATGTTAATCAAACAATGCCAGATCTTAGCCTTGCCCCAGAGCGGGTCGAGCCCCGTAGTGGGAGGTCTCGGGCCGAAGCGTCCCGAGCCCCCAACTGAGATGTGTGGGGAGCTCAACTGTATCTACGCTAGTTGTGGattgggtttgggtcaacccacACAGGTTCCAACCCAACCTAATGGGTTTTTAATATAGATAAAGTGGGTACCCATAACCCAACCCACAACCAGGCTACTAACTATTTATAATTCCTAGATAAAAACTCTGTAAAATCTTTCTAATTAGGTAAGTTAAATCCCTATGAGAAGTAAGTGCCTGATTAGCCCAGCCAGAATTTACCTAGGTGAGGATTTCCGAATAATCGCCGGGTTCGATAGTGGCCAGATATGACTGACAAGTTCTCATTCTTGGACCAAGGCGCGATGGCCGGCGTACTCTCAGACAGCAAGTATAATAAACATAACAGAAGACGTTCGGTGATGAAGAGACTCAAAAACATATCAATGAACGTTTAAAAAAGAACAGACCACATAAGAAACCACTTGCCGCCGGCCTCTAGGCATAAGGTTATCATACAACAGGCCACGAtgtggaaagaaaaaaaattgGCAATTGCTGGCCGGGTCCGAATGTATGACATTCATGCGTTGACTCATATCAAAATGGAGTTGGTTGGCTAACAAAATTCCATTGTAACCAATCAACAGTTGAGGTCGTTGATAGGGCGTCATCGCCAGGACGAGCTGAAGGACACCAGCCACCAGCTGATGGTGGTCTATGAAAAAAAGTCATGGTCACACTGGATGCTTGCGCATCAGTCGATTTTCTGCTGCGTCCAAGTCTCTTCAACTGTTTAGTGCTCGAACCGCCTTGTAAAACATATGGGCAGCATACCAATCTACAGATATGCCAACCATTACTGCACCCGGTCGGTTACCATAGTAACATCAACACTCTCCTGGGTGGTGCATCAGAAAGATTCATCTCACTCAACTCTCCCTTCGCCTTACATTTCCAGCTGGTCTCTTCTAGCTTTTCTACATTTCCCGAAGAAGCGCCCACAACACCTCGAGCCTTGTTATCATCGGCTACCATCTATCATCCTCAGTCCTAATATCAGTACACGACGAAGATTTCACTATGGCCCCTATGGCGCTCGAGGCTCGCTTCAGGCATTTGGCCATTACTGATTTGAGCGATGTGCGACATAGTGATAAGGCACACCAAAGTGCGAAAGTGTGTACATGTCAAATGCCCCTACGGCCAGCATTAGCGCCATAGTAACCGAGAAAAACCAGGGTGCAACCTCCCGTCAACGTCTATCGAACGAAACCCAGCCACCCAAGATGTCCGAGTCTGCTCATCGTGAGTACACCCCAAAGCCTTTGCCAACGACTCCAGCTAGAGACACACGGTCTCCCTTACGAACCCACCACCCTCTCTCTATTACAGTGTTGCAAGAACCGGATTCGACCGCTAACGAACAGAAGCAGCTTTCTGCTCCTGTTGTTAAAGCACAGCATGCAATCCAAAGCCTAGTTAGCTCACAGCCGGCCCAACTAAAGAACAGACAATGCGCATTACAACCGCGGCAACCTCTCACCGTTCTATCACAAGCGTCGAACGCTGCGGTTAAAGGGGAACAGCACACCGGGAAGCTTATCAAACAACCCGCGCCAAGGATATTCCACTTGGGCATGTTTGAAGTCAGGAAGGCGTTGGGTAAGGGAAAGTTTGGACGAGTATATCTTGCTCATAAGCAAAGCACTGGCTTTGTGTGCGCATTGAAGGTTCTCCACAAAAGTAAAATTCAGCAAGGCAGGGTTGAAAAGCAGGTAGCTCACAAGATCGAAATTCAGAGCAACTTACGGCATCCGAATGTCCTTCGGCTTTTCAGTCACTTTGACGACAGCAAACGAATAATCTTAATACTGGAGTATGCCGGCAAAGGGGAATTATATAAACATTTGCAGAGAGAGGACCGTTTCCCAGAGTGGAAATCTGCGCAGTACATTGCACAAATGGCGAATGCTCTGTTATATCTGCATCGCAAGCATGTCATTCACCGGGATATTAAGCCTGAAAATATCCTCGTTGGGATCCACGGGGAGCTAAAGATGTCAGACTTTGGCTGGAGTGTCCACGCGCCCAGTGGTCGCAGGCATACACAATGCGGGACATTGGACTACCTGCCCCCGGAGATGGTTGACCCGCGGAAGTGTGACAAACCTTATGATCAGAAGGTGGACATATGGTCCCTAGGTGTCCTGCTGTATGAGTTCCTGGTCGGGAGAGCACCATTCGAGGATACGCCCGTCATGACGCAAAGGAGGATAGCAAAGGGTGACATGACGGTTCCTTCATTTGTCAGCCCTGAGGCAAAGGATCTTATCAAAAAGGTAAGTCACCGACTTCTCTTTAATAACCAAAACGACTGCTAAGAATATTTGGGCTTCTTGTCACCGATCCAGACCAGAGAATTTCCTTGCAGGAAGTCATGCATCACCCCTAGATTGTCAAGCACTGCTCCAAAGAAGGGATAGGCAAGACAAACGATGAGCGGGTGTGATGGTGACGCAGGAAGTTATCGGCATATTCTGATTCTGTGTAAGGAATAATTTTCAGTGTAATAGATAGTACTATAATACATCTTCTCAACTGCAACGCAGAGAAGGATGAAGCCTATGGAGACCTTGTGTCCCTTAGCTCGAGGTAGTGATGCTTTTGATGAGGGTAATCCTCTAACATGATCATATATAATCAAGTTGTGACAAGCATCAACTAAAGCCAGACTTCGAACTAAAAGGCCGGCACAACCCCTGATAACTGAGTGAGGAATGACTAATTACCAGGCAGGCACTTAAACGACAATGAAAGAGAAGTATCTATGCGGTGGCATTGTCGTGTTCTTCACCTTAGCAAACAGACTGTAGTTAGGTTCACCGACAGCGGCTTTTTTCGCGCTGAAacttcccccccccccgaAGTGTTTCACCCCGACCAGGTCCAACTAACAGCCAGCCAACAACTCCTACAATCCGTTGATGCAACAGCTTAATCTGCcgacaccatcttctccaagttcTACTACGAAACCCCATCCCTATTCTTCAAAAAATTACCTAGTATTTGTGCATTTATTGTTGTTCCTAAACCCCGCAGTCTGATTTTCAAGAGGGTCAGCGCGAAACATCACCATTGAAATGCTGGACAAGCTTCCGGTCGAAATCTTGGATATGATATTCGGCCAAGTAAGCCATGATACCTCGAGACTGTGCCTCACATGCTTACCACTGAAGGTTAAAAACCATAGGGACTTGAAACATCTGACTGAAGTTTGCTCTCGTCTCCACAGTTGCGCAATCCCTCGTCTCTATCAGTCGGTTGTTCTATCTACGACGGAGATATCGCTAGGGGAGCTAGCTACTACAGTGGAGGCAATACCAAGGAAATACAGCATCTATACGCAAGAGCTGGGCTTAAGCATTCCAATCCACAAGCGAGTAGTTTCGCTCTGTGTACATCTCAACGGCGATGACCGAGACATTAGTGAGGTTCCTACAGAGGAGGATGATATATTCTACGAGTGGACGGACCATGAAGATACAAACGACGAGCATCCTGGTGAGGAGTCGCCCGAGGTGAGTAAAGGGTTAATGCTTTCCCATGTCCAACCTGTACTCTTATCAAGCAACCTGCACAGAGCGGCGATGCGGACCCTTTTCTCAGATTGGTGGAGTCTCTTGATTCACTGCTATTACATGACGACCAGCTACGAAGTTTCAGGTTAGAGCtgtgtttcttttctttgaccAACCGCTTACCCGACCTTAGGTGGGAACTTGGCACGTGTATCCCCAAAGACCTACTTTCTGGCGATGAGCTTTCTTTCCTCAGAAACCAGAAAAAACTGGAATCAATTCCCTCATCACTGATGGCGAGTGCGGTTCAAGCATGAACACGCAGTATCGTGTTGACCTTGTTCAGTTCAAAGATCTGAAAGCGCTAGCGTGGAGAGGGCTGAACCGGTATAGCGATTTTGAGTCTATCAAGGACTGTTTCAGTACCCTTGGCCATCAGCTATCTTCACTCACGCTTGACCTTGTGAACTGGGACCGTGCGATGAAGATCTGGGCTGATGGGTTCCGCCGACAGAGCACCCAGGACATACCTGACAATTTCTTCGCCCAGAATGTGCTGAACATCTCACCCAGAGATAATGGCGTTCATTTCCAGTCACTTAAATACCTTCATTTGTCGGGCGTCTCACTTTGCCATGTAGAAGCCCAAATGCTGCATTCCTTCAATATAGAAAGCATCAAGTCTTTAGAACTGAGGAACTGTCCGGGGTCGCTTGACTTATTACAACAGGCACTCACCCCCAGGAAAACATTGAAGTTAAGGGAGCTTGAACTTTCCCTAGACATCAACAGTCTCCAAAGGCCTGCACATGTGCGCTCAACGCAGATCATTTGCGAATTCATTCAGCATGTAAACCACTTAGAGGTGCTCCACCTCATGCTCCCAGAGCCCTTCGACTGGGATTCTCTTGCATTCACGATCTCCACTTGCACTTGCTTGAAGTCATTGGTCATGCATCATCTCATCGACAGAGGCGGCCAAAATCTGATCGACGGAGGCATACCTTGGCCTAGCTACTTAGGAGATGTACTGCAAGCAAAGGAACTGACTTGCTTTGGATCATCCACACCACCTGATGAATTAGTACGTGCTAGTGCATCTTGTACTGCAGCAGCTAACCAGAGGGACAAGGCCACCCAGTTGCGCAAAGCGCAGCGCAGACCATCATGCAGACTCTTACATATCCGGGCGAGCGGGGTGGTTTTGGAAAGACTGGCAAATCAGTCCAACTGGTCGTCCGCACCCGTTTATAATTTTAAATATGGTGATGGTAAGCTCAGTTCATCTCGTGGAAGACTGATTGTTACAGCGCCAAAGAATCTAACTAGCCAGACCCGCCGTATGGATCCGGCGATATTCTCAGATTTGCAGAGTGGGCATTTAGCGTTGACGGCCTTCCCAACCTTGAGATTCTTGCTTGGGGAGATTTTTCATATGGTGGCCGCTATTCAAAATTCAACGTCATTCTTGGCAAagttggtggtgatggtggttATCGAGGTTTAGCACTCTCCAATGTAGCGCATTTGGATATTTTGGAGAATAATATGGGCATGCTAGCGGCCTGTCCTTTGGACGATATCATAAAATAAGCGCATTGCCAGGGTTGTTCTCACGAGATGATCGGATAGCAATGTTCCATTGCTGTACACTTTCCCTTGGTTATAGGTACTACAGTGTGCCTTTGGAGTATTTTGACCCCCCAGGGCTCATAAGCAGCTTATTTTTGTCTCCGGACGTCAGGCGCTAATGATTTTCCTTCAAGTTTCCATCGTTGAGTAGGGAATTGGTCAGACTTGCTCCACGTGCAGGCGGCTGCTCTCCCGCAACACTTTCAGACTAGGTGATTTCATTAAGCTGCAGAATCAGTAAGACAGCAGGGTACCTGTTGAATTTATGCAAGCCTGATTCAATACAAAGTATATTCAAATCACTGCCTAAAGCACCGCCTTCCCAATGTGAAGTGATGGGGTGCTAATAGCTCATACTCTAGGCAGGTAATAGAATGTGACGAAATACGCGCCAGCGAAGAAGAAACCCCATACACTGCTAACAGAATTGTTCTTTCGCACATAATGCGTGGTGTGAGCATGGCGCATTCACCTTGCAAAGTTTCTGCAATTATAAGTACAGTAGCTACAGCAACAGAGCTGACGAGTAAACTGCTAATGATGCTAGAATCCCACACATAGGTTATACCACTATATTAAAAAGCTAGAAGTAAGCAGATCAGTGCACCCATTGTAAGCACCGTCGCTATTAGGTCAATGTGTAGAAGcttctccttcagcagcttTAGGGGTGTTAAAAGTGAGCAAGATGACAAATGCAGCCAGACCATAATTGGAAGGCTGATATAGAAACAATTCACCTCTGACCTAATTAATTGAACTTTTTGTTTTTGCTGTAGGATTCTGGTGAGTATATAGTTAGATTCCTACTGTAGACTACTGACTCAGTGTTATAGGTTCAGATCGAAACTTATTTCACAAGAAATCACATTTCCACAGTCTATCATATCTTCCTTAGGTGTCTTTTTCTCTGGTTAGGACATTGCAGtcatcttcaactttgcAAGCAATTAGTACATCATCTCTGTTTCAACCAGCACCTTTAACATGATAATTCTAAGTTTCAACCAAGGCAAATTCTGCTGCTATCTGCTATTTCTGGCTCAACAGTCTGCAGCCAATGTTTCAGGAAACAGATGCCAACAAAGCAAAGGGTTCTGTAGATGATGGAAGTTATATTAAATTCCAAGATGGTTCCGCTCATTTACGCCCTTACTCCTGAAAAGAGTCATCAAGGGCCTTGATATCACGGTCAGTGTACGTCTATCCatgaagaagaccaagctAACTTCGAGCAGACCGACTGTGGATAATTTGTTGCCTTTATCAGCATTTCTGGTAGTCGAAGGAGTACCATGGTGTTCCTCTTTGATCGCTTCTCTGATCCCACAAGTAGcaccatcaacatcaacggCTCAGCTCCTCTCACTAAGATCAGTCACCGTCTTTATCATAACAGAATCGCTCTCGTTCAGCAAGAGGCCACTCTCTTCCCTAGTAGTTTCTGTGAGAACATTGCTGCAGCACTTGATGTCGGTCCTGAGGAACAAGCCCTTGTCAGGGATGATGCGCTAAAAGCAGCTTGCTGTGCAGCCAATGTTTGGGATTTTGTGAGCTCTCCTCCTGAAGGTCTCAGCCTCATTGTGGCCAGAGAGGTAGCCAGCTTTCTGGAGGACAAAGACAGAGGATCACCATCGCGCGTGCGCTCATCCGTAAGCCTAGTATCATCTTGTTCAATAAAGCGACTTCTGCCCTTGGTACCGAGTCTCAGTGAGTCGTGCGGAAAGCCTTGATGAACGCTGCCGCCGGTGGAAGATCGCATCACTATAGCCGTTGCCCATCGACTTTCCACCATTAGAGATGCTGACATAATCTGCGTCTTCTGCGAGGGTAGAATCGTCGAGGGTGGAATGTATGACGAGTTTGTTAAGCAGATTAGCATGGTACAAGCAGATGTGCGACGCTCAGAGCCTCGACAAGAGCACCATGGGTTGGGTCCCTACTGTGGGCTCCAGTACGTAATATCTGAAGATGGTTCAGGTTTTAATGTGTACTTATCTTGTATTATATGATGAGGCGATCTTGACCTGTGATTTTGTTTGTAGCcttgttttttttttctctttttagATATAAATGAATTTTAAAAAATAATTTGTCGACAGTAGTCATTTCTCCATTCACTTTGATTTACCAATAAGACAAAGCAGGTGTATCCCCATCCTTATTTAAAAATTATAGATGTTGATCTTTTTTAAAACCACTACATCTCTAGACATGCTAGAGCTTATATTATAAGGCAATAATTTTAGGTATAGTCACTTACCACAAAAGATATGCTATATTTACTCACAATCACATCTAACAGTTCGGTTGATATTTATTGATACTAATGCTCTACTGCTATTGTGCTGCTAGAAGACTAACTACCCCTTATCATACTTTTCAACTGTTGGATTCTACATCCAAAACGCGACGCATTTAGTCATGGAATAGAGTATACCAGATGCATTTGCTAAGTATAGACCAGGAACACAAATGAGCTAATCATCGTCACATGGACTGCCAGGAGGGCCTTTATATCTCTGTCTAAAACTATGAACTGATGAGAATAGCCATACTAGTATCTAATTGCTCAAGCTGTTTATCACAGCTGTGGTGACTTGAAGCATGCGTGGTATATATTCAAAAAGGCAATAATTGGTGTCACTCAGTACCAGACTATTTATATAGCTAGACATTCATTTCCATGGATCGCAACATACCTTCCCAGCGCCATTAATGTGAAGTGAAACTTGTAATTTGGATACCGCATCCCCCCAGGAGGAGCAAACACTCCTTCCAGCGGCCCCGGCAACCACTCCCCGGTATCTTGCTGCTCCTTCACAAGATATGCCACACCACGACGAATGGCCTCATGGTTCCCACATCGTGCCGCTAGCAATCCTATCACCGCATAGGCGGTATTAGTCACCTGGCTCCCGTCTGGATGGGGGAGGTACTGCTTGAACCGAACGGTATCCAAGCTTTCACCCCACCCGCCATCTGGATTCTGGTGCTGCAGCAAGAAACTGCAAGCCCGCTGGCATGCGGCGCAGTTGGACTCGTTCCAACCCATGCAGGCCAGTCCCTGAAGCGCAAACATGGTCGCATACGTGAAACAGACTCCCCAACTGGCGAACCAGCCGCCATTCGGGTACTGAGACCGCAGCAGGTAGTCGATACTCCGGGAAAGGCAGGCCTGGATATCCCGTGGTCGGTAGGTAGGATACTCCCGAGCGAACGTCGTCAGACACATGATCACGGAGCTGGTACATTCCGGATACAGGTTATCCGTCATGACGTTCTCGTACAGTTCG
The Aspergillus fumigatus Af293 chromosome 4, whole genome shotgun sequence DNA segment above includes these coding regions:
- a CDS encoding GNAT family N-acetyltransferase, whose product is MDPFPPEPYRSARLLYRAPEDNPADDAFFHALYADPVVGSMATTALLRPLSTKERKELRAKLSDVFMSVMICIIPDEGSDKEPETIGVVSLKKEASDFAHNRTYELGISIARQNQDKGYGSEAISWMLDWAFLTAGLHRVELVVAEWNERAQKVYRRLGFASEGRKRQCLWKAGRWWDLLFMGILAHEWEAKKAAGS
- a CDS encoding aurora family serine/threonine-protein kinase encodes the protein MCDIVIRHTKVRKVQPPVNVYRTKPSHPRCPSLLILSAPVVKAQHAIQSLVSSQPAQLKNRQCALQPRQPLTVLSQASNAAVKGEQHTGKLIKQPAPRIFHLGMFEVRKALGKGKFGRVYLAHKQSTGFVCALKVLHKSKIQQGRVEKQVAHKIEIQSNLRHPNVLRLFSHFDDSKRIILILEYAGKGELYKHLQREDRFPEWKSAQYIAQMANALLYLHRKHVIHRDIKPENILVGIHGELKMSDFGWSVHAPSGRRHTQCGTLDYLPPEMVDPRKCDKPYDQKVDIWSLGVLLYEFLVGRAPFEDTPVMTQRRIAKGDMTVPSFVSPEAKDLIKKTREFPCRKSCITPRLSSTAPKKG
- a CDS encoding putative serine/threonine protein kinase; the protein is MDPLQSIEEEELPLYKPENYYPVDIGEVFVSRYQVVSKLGYGTSSTVWLWRDLKEKCYKTLKICVRGQRPDQEVAISEHLKQSSDIQRKRLVRLILESFEIVGPYGKHVCLVYQPLGMSFSEFQDFLPDNMFPKDLIQRSTQLTLIALAFLYENNVIHTGKYIAQGANVHAKRKVDISPNNILQGIEDTSILSDNYSLIYILVCMAVTAWSLVYKMSFLNVLAAEK